In Drosophila subpulchrella strain 33 F10 #4 breed RU33 chromosome 3R, RU_Dsub_v1.1 Primary Assembly, whole genome shotgun sequence, the following are encoded in one genomic region:
- the LOC119545756 gene encoding leucine-rich repeat serine/threonine-protein kinase 1 isoform X3: MSDSDEDAREEVRQIKHGELRTAVSAGDERTVRVLLAALGTERQIIVNMAPSGANTLLFIACQSGYESITQRLLDAGADGRSHAVTKYSPLYAAVHSGHLGIARLMLDRFPELIQQPTVERWLPLHAACINGHIKLLELLISYSYPDYLYQTYREEEGQWEWRLPFDANAHDVTGQTSLYIASILGNKQLVGVLLKWQLQCRRTMGDSASSVSTPITPTRKRISFGIQAIMSKLHISGESEGPDDQAAQESNECQRCPINVNLLCGAARETALLAAVRGGHLDVVQSLLQHGANPNIVAKPVEDHNDPKCCEEIYGLSNVPIAEACKQRSLAMLDLLLKHGARDDNGSAIGMAMTGGDEAILSRLLARRVHPDSDYKINKKGLPTPVEVNVFLPSTSNISYSAMFPNVPTIIDWHSMGSSVQLSVVRVPWMVSGVLLLNPKLQSHPRLNEVALTAITRIDFSHNVLTAIPQELFHLVSLKYLNVAQNKITDLPAPLGKSYGCPVLDELFLQDNQLTTLPAAIFHLPALSILDVSNNKLQQLPFDLWRAPKLRELNVAFNLLRDLPVPPMQTSSSLLSLDKLQLQPFEEPQSNKPRNVSQQRLTHRNLWSSSLDITDNDMKWQHEQDFGDGKTPGVGSSQLSSLNIANNLFTSIPAALPCLAVNLTRLNMSYNSLRSMGHVTSYPATLKQLDLSHNEISCWPSLPRITESDPHLLCYSCVQLPEGREEEQAYKTNSSKGSSSSSTSFRASVLKSVCRHRRHLRLEALRTLILADNLLTRIQLSTDDATTVFNESEDADWSVVGVNRSKVIFPNLSMLDMTNNCLKEIPASLHELSSLSVLNISGNVNITELPPHLGLLSRLWNLNTRGCLLQEPLRSMIESKKHKTMDIVGYLKSIYEDAQPYARMKLMVVGVAGIGKSTLLDLLRQGAGSGSSSSSHRSRASENHWAKRMGHARSTSRTHRHSSASSANISTVGVDIGTWICEKRKRAPGSHGPVVFRTWDFGGQKEYYATHQYFLSKRSLYLVLWRISDGHKGLAELLQWLGNIQARAPNSPVIIVGTHFDAVGESISPQKAEQLQQLIREKFIAIPDAEKIGLPRVIDSIEISCRTLHNIHLLANIIYDTSMQLRSPGSKEPMLLQKIPASYIALEDIVNVIACNLRAAGRDPVLDGEQYRRLVTEQMRLHNYKSFRDAAELQQATTWCHENGVLLHYDDATLRDYYFLDPQWLCDMLAHVVTVREINPFAPTGVMKLDDLQLLFRSAQVQGNGNRSYIVSLLNKFEVALTWDSRTLLIPSLLPLQEAATPNSGSTVKLSQRSRGRSLGCSVSQEVNLNNLIYEQRSAHTSPSSSVTASQGLRRILLMTYFPSGFWSRLITRILADEQIIEAIRGSYVALQDKYVDFDLRTSLEQDTQWNLWQTGLALYYGHILIFKIWEVPFQSTERTQPFRTNGNRFKLKLDGIWSDVNLSSSSILEVYFPLHDVNISQEVDNRERQLLAELQPHMSQVAKLLALTVDHIDLLLEDWYPSLGTRFVHTSEGRFLITRLVLCPRCLWKLQLQHSNEPADRDLPAMGCNRPSRSSRRGAGAYFLHGVGDPGEDGALNVFSAYLNATARRERRSEDSLNAGSDADSGVGPDSAGSSRNTSVDGHPGYHLPDNSNVCYAWMIEECILSVYNQSKISCPVHLEQSMAQLAPDVIFADIPDKHTIPSECIIKGSLLGRGAFGFVFKANCKVRGARSFKPVAMKMLQPVPPGARAKESALMAFKVAVGKWDRDPLQHSCKAYCTARQELAVLLTLKHPNIVPLVGICIKPLALVLELAPLGGLDVLLRQYRRSGAHMGPHTFQTLVLQAARAIEYLHRRRIIYRDLKSENVLVWELPQPHTEDSPRNHVHIKIADYGISRQTAPSGAKGFGGTEGFMAPEIIRYNGEEEYTEKVDCFSFGMFIYENISLRQPFEGHESIKECILEGSRPALTQRETQFPTCCLDLMVLCWHEQPRRRPTASQIVSILSAPECIHLLDVVAMPHSEKIVCGVFQSMVGAGDEERCGLELWLPSFGSRIDILDCTPSGSLLQCNSISCSPQPQVAPPKTPENGAHSRARSAQRLPKMNMLCCCLVGDAIWMGDVSGNLHAYSTSSYAHLFSYMLDPAIKSAVISLVYMERIARVAVGTHNGRVFLVDATQVPSNCAFAEGSFVLTEICSGFVLHAACSVFVDGNYELWCGEIAGKINVFPLNETGVSGHQALCHSEEPNLIEDVKVARMCSNDSHVFSCLYPGCMVYQWGVVSKRIENKLDCSKLLPCSESLQSIAIDEHVNLIKCQISALAAHNTELYIGTTWGCLIVAELHTLRPISVFRPYENEIKSIITLSNDNVPLIATIGRRYRSLISRYVDSAETSSMCSAVSTPTHGAAKLVPPADVDNHIHCLLWRAKHWT, translated from the exons ATGAGCGACTCCGATGAAG ATGCGCGGGAGGAAGTGCGTCAGATCAAGCATGGAGAACTCCGAACGGCGGTGAGCGCCGGAGATGAGCGGACTGTGCGGGTCCTGCTGGCGGCCCTGGGAACTGAGCGGCAGATTATAGTCAATATGGCTCCTTCTGGGGCCAATACCCTGTTGTTCAT AGCCTGCCAGTCTGGTTACGAGAGCATCACCCAGCGACTGCTAGATGCTGGGGCGGATGGACGCTCCCACGCCGTCACCAAGTACTCACCCCTGTACGCCGCCGTCCACAGCGGACACTTGGGCATCGCCCGGCTGATGCTGGACCGCTTCCCAGAACTCATCCAGCAACCAACTGTAGAGCGCTGGCTGCCACTGCACGCGGCCTGCATCAATGGACACATCAAGCTGTTGGAACTCCTCATAAGCTACAGCTATCCCGACTACCTCTATCAGACATATCGTGAAGAGGAGGGTCAGTGGGAGTGGCGGCTGCCCTTCGACGCCAACGCCCACGACGTGACAGGTCAGACCAGTCTGTATATAGCCAGCATCCTGGGCAACAAGCAACTGGTTGGAGTGCTTCTCAAGTGGCAACTCCAATGCCGGCGCACGATGGGCGATTCCGCCAGCTCGGTGAGCACTCCCATCACGCCCACCAGAAAACGCATTTCGTTTGGCATTCAGGCCATCATGTCAAAGCTGCACATATCTGGGGAGTCGGAGGGACCCGATGACCAGGCTGCCCAAGAGTCCAACGAATGCCAAAGGTGTCCCATTAACGTTAATCTGCTGTGTGGGGCGGCGAGGGAAACGGCTTTGCTAGCGGCGGTTAGAGGCGGTCATCTCGACGTGGTTCAGTCTCTGCTTCAGCACGGAGCGAATCCGAATATTGTGGCCAAGCCAGTTGAAGATCACAACGACCCAAAGTGTTGCGAGGAAATCTACGGACTGAGCAATGTCCCCATTGCAGAGGCCTGCAAGCAAAGGTCGTTGGCCATGTTGGATCTCTTGCTGAAACATGGAGCCCGTGATGACAATGGTTCGGCCATAGGAATGGCTATGACCGGCGGCGACGAGGCCATCCTAAGCCGCCTCCTGGCACGCCGCGTTCATCCGGACTCTGATTACAAGATTAACAAGAAGGGCCTTCCCACACCTGTGGAGGTGAACGTGTTTTTGCCGTCCACCAGCAACATATCCTACAGCGCCATGTTTCCCAACGTACCCACCATCATCGACTGGCACAGCATGGGCTCCAGTGTGCAATTGTCTGTGGTAAGAGTTCCCTGGATGGTCAGTGGTGTGTTGCTGCTGAATCCCAAGTTGCAATCTCATCCCCGACTCAATGAGGTTGCTCTGACCGCTATCACGAGAATTGACTTTTCGCACAATGTTCTCACGGCAATTCCACAGGAGTTGTTTCATCTGGTTAGTCTAAA ATATCTGAATGTGGCTCAAAATAAGATCACCGATCTGCCTGCGCCGCTGGGTAAGTCATATGGTTGCCCGGTTCTGGATGAGCTTTTCCTGCAGGACAACCAATTGACAACTCTGCCGGCCGCCATCTTTCACCTACCCGCCCTATCTATTCTGGATGTTTCGAATAACAAACTCCAACAGCTCCCCTTCGACTTGTGGCGTGCGCCTAAGCTGCGCGAACTGAACGTGGCCTTCAACCTATTGAGGGATCTTCCTGTGCCGCCGATGCAAACGAGCAGTTCACTTCTCAGCCTGGACAAACTGCAGCTGCAGCCCTTCGAGGAGCCACAGTCAAATAAACCGCGAAATGTGTCGCAGCAGCGGCTAACCCATCGCAATCTCTGGTCGTCATCTTTGGACATAACCGACAATGACATGAAGTGGCAGCATGAGCAGGATTTCGGCGATGGGAAGACACCTGGTGTGGGCTCCTCTCAGCTAAGTAGCCTGAATATAGCAAATAATCTATTCACCAGTATTCCCGCTGCTCTGCCCTGCCTGGCGGTCAATTTGACCCGGCTAAATATGTCGTACAACAGTCTGCGTTCCATGGGACATGTTACAAGCTATCCGGCCACACTGAAGCAGTTGGATCTAAGCCACAATGAGATCTCTTGCTGGCCAAGTTTGCCACGGATAACCGAATCGGATCCGCACCTACTGTGCTACAGTTGTGTCCAGCTGCCGGAAGGTCGGGAGGAGGAGCAAGCTTACAAAACGAATTCCTCAAAGGGCAGCAGCTCCTCCTCCACATCCTTTCGTGCCTCTGTGTTGAAGAGCGTTTGCCGGCACAGGCGTCATCTGCGCCTGGAGGCACTACGCACTTTGATCCTGGCGGACAACCTACTTACCCGCATCCAGCTGTCAACTGATGACGCCACAACGGTGTTCAACGAAAGCGAGGACGCCGACTGGAGTGTGGTAGGCGTGAACCGGTCAAAGGTGATATTTCCCAACCTGTCTATGCTAGATATGACCAACAACTGCCTAAAGGAGATTCCCGCCTCTTTGCACGAACTGAGCAGTCTGTCAGTATTGAATATAAGTGGCAACGTGAATATCACGGAGCTGCCGCCGCATTTGGGTCTTCTCTCACGGCTCTGGAATCTTAATACGCGCGGCTGCCTCCTGCAGGAGCCATTGCGTTCCATGATCGAGAGCAAGAAGCACAAGACAATGGACATCGTTGGATACCTGAAGTCTATTTATGAAGATGCTCAGCCGTATGCGCGGATGAAGCTTAtggtggtgggtgtggctggAATCGGAAAGAGCACCCTACTCGACTTGCTGCGCCAGGGAGCGGGCTCAGGCTCTAGTTCGAGTTCTCACCGATCTCGCGCCAGCGAAAATCATTGGGCCAAGCGGATGGGACACGCTCGGAGCACATCTAGAACACACCGTCACTCATCTGCCTCCAGCGCAAACATATCAACGGTTGGCGTGGACATCGGAACCTGGATTTGTGAGAAGCGGAAGAGGGCGCCCGGCTCTCATGGCCCGGTGGTGTTCCGAACTTGGGATTTTGGCGGCCAGAAGGAGTACTACGCCACCCACCAGTACTTCTTGTCCAAGAGGAGTCTTTACTTGGTGCTGTGGCGCATCAGCGACGGTCACAAGGGCCTGGCGGAGTTGCTGCAGTGGCTGGGCAATATTCAAGCTAGAgctccaaactctcctgtaATTATTGTGGGCACACATTTTGATGCAGTCGGGGAATCCATCTCTCCTCAGAAGGCAGAGCAATTGCAGCAACTGATTCGTGAAAAGTTCATCGCTATTCCTGATGCGGAAAAAATTGGACTGCCGCGGGTGATTGACTCCATCGAAATAAGTTGTCG AACCTTGCACAACATCCATTTATTGGCCAACATCATTTACGACACCTCCATGCAACTGCGATCGCCGGGATCCAAGGAGCCAATGCTGCTGCAGAAGATTCCAGCCAGCTACATTGCCCTGGAGGACATTGTAAATGTAATTGCTTGCAATTTGCGCGCGGCTGGCCGAGATCCCGTCCTGGATGGTGAGCAGTACAGACGCTTGGTCACCGAACAGATGCGACTGCATAACTACAAGAGCTTTCGGGATGCCGCTGAGCTGCAGCAGGCTACCACATGGTGCCACGAAAACGGAGTTCTGTTGCACTACGATGATGCCACGCTCAGGGACTACTACTTCCTCGATCCGCAGTGGCTGTGCGACATGCTGGCCCATGTGGTCACCGTGCGGGAGATCAATCCATTTGCTCCCACGGGTGTGATGAAGTTGGATGATCTTCAGCTGCTGTTTCGTAGTGCGCAAGTTCAAGGAAATGGAAACAGGAG TTACATTGTCAGCTTATTGAACAAGTTCGAGGTGGCATTAACGTGGGACTCGCGAACGCTACTCATTCCCTCTCTGTTGCCATTGCAAGAGGCAGCTACACCCAATTCTGGAAGCACAGTAAAACTTTCGCAACGTTCCCGCGGTCGTAGTTTAGGGTGCTCTGTCTCACAAGAAGTCAATCTTAATAATCTGATCTATGAGCAGAGGTCAGCACATACTTCGCCATCATCTTCTGTTACTGCTAGCCAGGGACTGCGTCGCATTCTTTTGATGACTTACTTCCCGTCCGGTTTCTGGTCGAGATTAATTACGCGGATTCTGGCTGATGAGCAGATAATTGAGGCGATTCGAGGCTCTTATGTGGCCTTACAAGAT aaGTACGTGGATTTCGATTTGCGCACTTCGTTGGAGCAGGATACCCAGTGGAATCTGTGGCAGACAGGCCTAGCACTTTACTATGGACATATCCTAATATTCAAAATCTGGGAAGTACCGTTTCAAAGCACTGAGCGTACCCAACCTTTCCGCACTAACGGAAATCGCTTTAAGCTAAAGTTAGATGGTATCTGGAGTGATGTGAATTTGAGCTCCTCCAGCATTCTGGAAGTTTACTTTCCACTTCATGATGTGAACATTTCCCAGGAAGTGGATAACCGGGAACGTCAGTTGCTGGCCGAGCTACAGCCACACATGTCCCAGGTGGCCAAGTTGTTGGCCCTGACTGTGGATCATATTGATTTGCTTTTAGAGGACTGGTATCCTTCGCTGGGAACGCGGTTTGTGCACACTTCGGAGGGTCGTTTTCTAATCACTCGATTGGTGTTGTGTCCGCGATGCCTTTGgaagttgcagttgcagcacAGCAACGAGCCCGCGGACCGGGATCTACCTGCCATGGGATGCAATAGACCAAGCCGAAGTAGCAGACGCGGAGCGGGAGCATACTTTCTGCACGGTGTTGGTGATCCCGGTGAGGATGGTGCTTTGAACGTGTTCTCGGCTTATCTTAACGCCACAGCAAGGAGGGAGCGCAGATCAGAGGATTCTTTGAACGCTGGCTCGGATGCAGATTCGGGAGTGGGTCCTGATTCCGCTGGGTCTTCTCGCAACACTTCGGTGGACGGTCATCCTGGCTATCACCTGCCCGATAACTCAAATGTATGCTACGCCTGGATGATTGAGGAGTGCATTTTGTCAGTTTACAATCAAAGCAAGATCAGCTGTCCTGTCCATCTTGAACAGTCGATGGCTCAGCTAGCTCCGGATGTCATATTTGCCGATATACCCGATAAGCACACTATTCCTAGCGAGTGCATCATTAAGGGATCGCTGCTTGGTCGAGGAGCTTTTGGGTTTGTCTTCAAAGCAAACTGCAAGGTAAGGGGCGCTAGGTCATTTAAACCGGTGGCCATGAAAATGCTTCAGCCAGTTCCACCCGGAGCTCGGGCCAAGGAG aGCGCTTTAATGGCCTTCAAGGTGGCCGTGGGCAAGTGGGACCGCGATCCATTGCAGCATTCCTGCAAGGCTTACTGTACAGCTCGCCAGGAACTGGCAGTACTTCTAACCCTAAAGCACCCAAACATTGTGCCCTTGGTTGGGATCTGCATTAAACCATTAGCTCTGGTTCTTGAACTAGCTCCCCTGGGTGGTCTGGACGTTTTGCTTCGACAATACCGACGCAGTGGTGCCCACATGGGACCGCATACGTTTCAGACCCTTGTACTGCAGGCGGCTCGGGCAATAGAGTATCTGCATCGCAGAAGAATCATCTACCGCGATCTGAAGTCGGAAAATGTTCTGGTTTGGGAGCTTCCACAACCTCACACAGAGGACAGCCCACGAAACCATGTGCATATTAAGATTGCCGACTATGGAATCAGCAGGCAGACAGCTCCCAGCGGAGCAAAGGGATTCGGAGGCACCGAGGGCTTCATGGCTCCCGAGATAATACGCTACAATGGTGAGGAGGAATATACTGAGAAG GTGGACTGCTTCTCCTTTGGCATGTTCATATACGAGAATATCAGTTTACGACAACCTTTTGAGGGTCACGAATCCATTAAAGAGTGCATTCTGGAAGGGAGTCGGCCTGCCCTGACGCAGAGAGAAACCCAGTTTCCAACCTGTTGTTTGGATCTCATGGTCTTGTGTTGGCACGAACAGCCGCGCCGCAGACCCACGGCGAGTCAGATTGTTTCTATACTCAGTGCCCCGGAGTGCATCCACCTGCTGGATGTTGTTGCCATGCCTCATAGCGAAAAGATTGTATGTGGAGTGTTTCAGTCGATGGTCGGCGCCGGTGATGAGGAACGGTGCGGCCTAGAGCTGTGGCTTCCCTCCTTCGGTTCCCGCATAGACATTCTGGACTGCACACCATCGGGCAGCCTGCTGCAGTGCAACAGCATCAGTTGTTCTCCGCAGCCACAGGTTGCCCCGCCCAAGACTCCCGAAAACGGCGCCCACTCACGTGCTCGTTCAGCTCAACGCTTGCCCAAGATGAACATGCTGTGCTGCTGTCTGGTGGGCGACGCCATCTGGATGGGCGACGTTTCCGGCAACCTGCATGCTTATAGCACGTCTAGCTACGCCCACTTGTTTTCATACATGCTCGATCCGGCCATTAAGTCAGCTGTGATCAGTCTGGTCTACATGGAACGGATAGCTCGCGTGGCGGTGGGTACACACAATGGTCGAGTGTTCCTGGTAGACGCTACTCAAGTTCCAAGCAATTGCGCCTTTGCTGAGGGCTCCTTTGTGCTCACGGAGATCTGTTCTGGATTTGTTTTGCACGCTGCCTGTTCAGTTTTTGTAGATGG AAACTACGAATTGTGGTGCGGCGAAATAGCCGGAAAGATAAATGTATTTCCGTTAAATGAGACCGGAGTGTCTGGCCACCAGGCTTTGTGCCACAGTGAAGAACCTAATCTGATCGAGGACGTCAAGGTGGCTCGCATGTGCAGCAATGACAGTCACGTATTCAGTTGCCTGTATCCCGGCTGCATGGTATACCAGTGGGGTGTGGTGTCGAAACGTATTGAAAACAAGCTGGACTGCTCCAAGCTGCTGCCCTGTTCTGAGTCCCTGCAAAGCATCGCTATAGATGAACATGTGAACCTGATAAAGTGCCAAATTTCGGCGCTGGCGGCTCATAATACGGAGCTGTATATCGGAACCACCTGGGGTTGCTTAATAGTTGCCGAGCTGCACACCCTGCGTCCTATCAGTGTTTTTCGACCCTATGAAAATGAG ATTAAATCCATAATAACGCTTTCTAATGACAATGTGCCCTTGATCGCCACGATCGGTAGACGGTATCGCTCTCTGATCTCACGCTACGTCGACTCCGCAGAGACATCCAGCATGTGCTCTGCCGTCAGTACACCCACACATGGTGCAGCCAAATTAGTTCCACCGGCGGATGTGGACAATCACATCCATTGCCTGCTGTGGCGCGCCAAGCACTGGACCTAA